One genomic window of Gossypium hirsutum isolate 1008001.06 chromosome D11, Gossypium_hirsutum_v2.1, whole genome shotgun sequence includes the following:
- the LOC107963423 gene encoding germin-like protein subfamily 1 member 11: MEGFHFLQALFILTLASSLAYASDPSPLQDFCVAINDPNDAVFVNGKVCKGAKLATADDFFFSGLNIGKITSNSVGSSVTPVNVAQISGLNTLGISLARIDYAANGGLNPPHTHPRATEILVVLEGTLYVGFVTSNPDNRVIAKVLNKGDVFVFPVGLVHFQFNPGKSKAVAIAALSSQDPGVITIANAVFGSDPSINPDVLSKAFKLDKSMVKSLQSKF; this comes from the exons ATGGAAGGCTTTCATTTCCTCCAAGCCCTTTTCATCTTAACTCTGGCATCCTCTTTGGCCTATGCCTCTGATCCTAGCCCTCTTCAGGACTTTTGTGTAGCCATAAATGACCCCAATGATGCTG TGTTTGTAAATGGGAAAGTATGCAAAGGCGCAAAGCTTGCCACAGCAGATGACTTCTTCTTTTCTGGACTCAATATCGgaaaaatcacatcaaattcagtTGGGTCATCTGTCACTCCTGTTAATGTTGCGCAAATCTCAGGACTTAACACTCTCGGGATATCTTTGGCTCGAATTGACTACGCAGCTAATGGTGGTCTAAACCCTCCTCACACTCACCCTCGTGCCACGGAGATTCTTGTGGTCTTGGAAGGCACGCTCTATGTTGGTTTTGTTACATCCAACCCAGATAATCGTGTAATTGCAAAAGTCTTAAACAAGGGGGACGTTTTTGTGTTCCCAGTTGGTCTCGTTCACTTCCAATTCAATCCAGGAAAGAGTAAAGCTGTTGCTATTGCTGCTTTGAGCAGCCAAGATCCTGGTGTTATTACAATAGCAAATGCAGTGTTTGGATCAGATCCATCTATTAATCCCGATGTTCTTTCCAAGGCCTTTAAATTGGACAAAAGTATGGTGAAAAGTCTCCAATCCAAATTCTGA
- the LOC107963422 gene encoding uncharacterized protein, which translates to MRFKHETVSLKLIKIESFEESTKAEAMGEMTQEQGFEIPNQEEDDLKLQEPINLSLLHLDNFKNNQQNRHSCTTCACNVTASNPMKRPSPESIAEHKSKKPLLENHYSLSGFSKIPLPLLQRSTSDPYTPTKPNLSDTAKALEDTPLSKGSASSSLPPRAPVLSRSISDPIFSPAKSLSRSSSSYEMGVELIKEESPSAKRLKRMKERMKEMSNWWGEAMREVEDVLCTTEAIKDNGEPDCEEAVRVEKIGECLDLHFKCPCGKGYKILLSGKNCYYKLI; encoded by the exons ATGCGTTTCAAACACGAAACAGTGTCTCTCAAATTAATAAAGATTGAAAGCTTTGAAGAATCAACAAAGGCAGAAGCAATGGGTGAAATGACCCAAGAACAAGGCTTTGAAATTCCAAACCAGGAAGAAGATGACCTTAAACTCCAAGAACCCATCAACCTATCCCTCCTCCACCTTGATAACTTCAAGAACAACCAGCAAAACCGCCATTCGTGCACAACCTGTGCCTGCAATGTCACCGCTTCCAACCCAATGAAACGTCCTTCTCCTGAATCAATCGCTGAACACAAGTCCAAAAAGCCTTTGCTTGAGAATCACTACTCCCTTTCTGGCTTCTCCAAGATCCCTCTTCCTCTGCTTCAACGCTCTACTTCTGACCCTTATACACCTACAAAACCTAACCTTTCGGACACTGCAAAGGCCTTAGAAGATACCCCACTGTCAAAAGGAAGTGCTTCTTCTTCATTGCCTCCAAGAGCCCCTGTCTTAAGCAGGTCTATATCTGATCCCATTTTTTCTCCTGCCAAGTCCTTGTCAAGGTCTTCAAGCTCCTACGAGATGGGGGTGGAATTGATCAAGGAAGAGAGTCCCAGTGCCAAG AGATTGAAGAGAATGAAGGAGCGGATGAAAGAAATGAGCAATTGGTGGGGTGAGGCTATGCGAGAAGTTGAAGATGTACTGTGCACCACTGAGGCAATCAAG GATAATGGTGAGCCAGATTGTGAAGAAGCTGTGAGAGTGGAGAAAATTGGGGAATGTTTGGACCTTCATTTCAAGTGCCCTTGCGGAAAAGGCTATAAAATTCTTCTATCTGGAAAGAACTGCTATTACAAGCTCATCTAG
- the LOC107963421 gene encoding germin-like protein subfamily 1 member 17, which produces MKVHCSFLAVFALLALASILVTSAYDPSPLQDTCVAINDPKTGIFVNGKLCKDPKFVTADDFFYSGLNIPRDTSNPVGSVVTPVNVDQIPGLNTMGISLVRIDYAPYGGLNAPHTHPRTTEILIVLEGTLYVGFVTSNPDNRLISKVLYPGDVFVFPIGLIHFQQNVGKTNVVAFAGLSSQNPGVITIANAVFGSNPPINPDVLTRAFQLDNNVVKYLQSRFGWKNN; this is translated from the exons ATGAAAGTTCATTGTAGTTTCCTAGCAGTTTTTGCCTTATTGGCGTTGGCTTCCATTTTGGTCACCTCAGCTTATGACCCAAGCCCTCTCCAGGATACCTGTGTAGCCATCAATGACCCCAAGACTGGAA TATTTGTCAATGGAAAGTTATGCAAGGACCCGAAGTTTGTTACAGCAGATGATTTCTTCTACTCAGGGCTTAACATCCCAAGAGACACATCAAATCCTGTTGGATCAGTTGTGACTCCGGTGAATGTTGACCAAATACCAGGCCTTAACACTATGGGCATATCCTTGGTTCGTATCGACTATGCACCCTATGGAGGGCTCAATGCACCTCACACTCACCCTCGTACAACCGAGATCTTAATTGTCCTGGAAGGCACACTCTATGTTGGTTTCGTTACCTCCAACCCCGATAATCGCCTCATATCCAAAGTCCTTTATCCGGGAGACGTTTTCGTCTTCCCTATCGGCCTCATTCACTTCCAGCAAAATGTGGGAAAGACTAATGTCGTCGCCTTTGCTGGTTTGAGTAGCCAGAATCCTGGGGTGATTACCATAGCAAATGCTGTTTTTGGATCGAATCCACCTATCAATCCTGATGTTCTTACAAGAGCTTTCCAGCTTGACAACAATGTGGTGAAGTATCTCCAGTCTCGATTCGGGTGGAAAAACAAT